The sequence CGCCGCCGTATATCCGCAGCCGCCAGTCGGGGCGGTCGGCGACGACCTCGGCGAAGGCGCGGACCAGGATGTCGTAGCGCTTGGCGCGGGCCAGCCGGCCGGCCGCGACGACCCATTTGTTGCCGCCGTCGGCGGGCCGGAGGCCGGGGGCGGGCACGCTGTTGGGCACCGCCGCTATCCGTACGCCGGGCAGCCGCAGCGCGCTGCGGTAGGCGCGGGCGTCGGCCTCGGTGACGGTGGTGACCGCGTCCAGCAGCGGATAGGCGCCGCGCAGCGCGAGCCGGAGCTCCCGTGAGTGGGTGTTCAGGGTCAGATGCTCCTGCCCGATCCGCACCGGCCCGCGGCGGGCCTGCCGCGCGATGTGGACGTTCAGTCCGGGGCGGGTGCCGACCACCACGTCCGCTTCGAGGCGGCGCAGATGCTGGGCGATACGGCGGTCGGTGAGCTCGCTGTACTGGGCGTAGCGGCGCTCGGCGGCGGGGAACACCTTGGCGGGCCGCCGGTGCGCGGGGTCGGCGCCCTCGTAGCCGGCGCCGTCCTCCCTGAGGTCCACCAGGTGCCGCAGCGTGACCCCGGGGCCGAGGCCGAGGACCGGGGTGTCGCGGTGGCGCAGTACGGAGACGATCTCGACGTCGTGCCGCTCGGCGAGCGTGTGGGCCAGGTTGAACGTCGTACGGATCGTCCCCCCGATCCCGTACGCGTTGTGTAGCAGGAATGAGATGTGCATCCGTCCCCGTGTCCCCTGGTCTTCCGTTTTCCGGCCGTGCCCGGACTCCCCTCGGACGACGTCGCGCGCCCCCCGACGGCGTGAGACGTCCGGCTCCTGAACGGTTGGACACCGCAAAGGAGTTCCGGGTTGGGGGGTTTCGCCAAGTTGTTCCTTAAAAGTTAGGTCATCGGTAGCGGCGGAAGGGAACCTTCCGGGCCCGGATCGCATCCTCCGTCAGAAGCCCGGTCCGCCGGACGGGCCGGACGGCCCCGTGGACGCAACCGCCGGCGGCGCGGCTGACGGGGCGGCCGACGGCACAGGAGCCGGGTTGGCGGACGGGGCGGCGGGCTGGCCGGCGGGCGGCGCGGCAGGCGCCCCTCCGCCGCTCACGGCCGTCGGGTCGGGCGACGGCGCCGGGTCCAGTGGGTCGGGGCGCGGGACGTAGGTGGTCCCGCTCAGCCCGTAGCGCCGGGAGCAGGCCGGCCAGGCACCCCAGCCCTGGGAGGCGAGTACCCGCTCGGCGACCGCGATCTGCTCCTCGCGGGAGGCGAGGTCGGCGCGCGGTGCGAAGTCGAGGCCGCCGTAGCCCCGCCAGGTCCGGTACCCGAACTGGAGGCCGCCGTAGTAGCCGTTGCCGGTGTTGGCGCGCCAGTTGCCGCCGCTCTCGCACCGGGCGACACAGCCCCACGGCCAGCGGTCGGCGGCGCAGGAGTAATCCACCGCTCCTCCGTCGTTCCCGTCCCCGGGGCGGGCCTGGGCGTCGGCCGCGCCACCGGGCAGGGACAGGACCAGGGCGGCGGCCGCCGCAATGAAAACGGAGACGGCACCCGCACGGCGCCGGAGCCCCGGAAAGTGGTCGGACATAGCCGGTGACGCTAGGCAGGCTCCCGCCGCGGACTGCTGCGCCGCGCCCGCCACGCCGGACGTCCCCGCCCGCGACGGCGTAAGGAAACCGCCCATTCGCGTCTGTTTTCCCTACCGAAACCGATCACTCACGACCGCTTTTCCCCCACTCGCCGCCCTTCTTCGCTGTGCGTCGTTTGGTTCGATTCTGTTCCCGTCCGCGCGTGACTCCGGCCGCAGGTCGCCCGTTGTCCTTGTACGAGCCGGGACAACGCCCGGCAGCCGCTCAGAGATCGAGGAGCCCCCGTGCCGCGCATGCTCGACGTCAGCGACGAGGTCCGCGCCGAGATCGGCGACGAAGAAGCCGATCGCCTGCTGGCCGGTGGCGACGCCCCCGGAAGCTACGACTGCACGTCATGCCGCACCCCCGGCGACAGCGAGCAGGAGCGCACCAGCACCGTCCTGTTCGTGGGCGAGGAGACCGCGGTGCTCGCGTTCGCACACGCCACCTGCATCCCCTCGCAGGTCGTCCCGGTGTCGGAGGAGCAGCTCAAGGGAGCCGTCCGCTCCATCACCGGCAAGGACGACGACACCCCCCACGCCCCCGTGCAGGAGCCCGGCCCCGTCGCCCCGCCGCCCGTCGGCGACCGTCAGGCGACCCTGGGCATCACCTGCGGCCTGGTGCTGATCGAGGGCGAACTGCGCCCGGCGCTGGTCGTCGAGCCCAACGGCCCCATCGCCCGCCCCGGTTCGATGAGCCAGCAGGACGAATTCCTCCCGCTGCTGCGGGAGCAGGGCTTCGGCAATGTGACGGACATGAACCAGCTCCCCGCCCCCAACCCGGGCTGGTCCGCGCTGCTGGCCATGGGCAAGCTGCACGCCGTGCTCCAGCCGGGCTCGGCCGGCAACCAGTCCGCGTGGTGGCAGGCGCATCAGCCGCTGGCGGTCTCCGAGGGCTGGCGCGCGGCGGCCAACAAGGCGCAGACCGTGCTGATGTACGCCGCGCCCGCGGGCACCATCGGCCACCAGCCGCGCGAGGACCTGATGCGCCAGGCGCTGGAGCAGGCCGCCGCCCAGGGCGTGCTGGTGGCCGCGGCGATGCCGCTGGCCGGCACCGCCGCCTGAGCCCGGCCGCAGCCACCGATCGCGGGAGCGACGCCGCCCGATGGGCGGCATTGCCCCGCGATCGCCCCTTTCCGGCCGAAAACCGCATCCCCCGGGCATCGGGGTCGTTTGCAGATACGTGCACGCATACGACCCCTCCTCCCGCGCCCCGTACCACCCGATCCCCGGCATGCGCCCGTCGCACGAGCCCGGGGGGACGCACTCACCGGACCGCGCCTCGGGCACCCCGATCTATGACGCGCTCTACGCCGAGTACCGCCGCTCCTTCAAGGCACTGCCCGGGGACCGTACGGACGAGGCGGAGGTCCCCGAATCGCTGCGCGGCAACTGGAACCGCACCACGGCCTCCACGGGCCACTGGGAGGTCGTGGGCCACCAGCCCTACCACCCCCGGGGCCACATCCCCGCGGCGCTTCCCCCGGGCCAGCGCGACGCCCGCTCCCAGGGTCGCTGACCCCCGGGCGGCCACGACGACGGCGCCCGGACCCCGCCGGGGTCCGGGCGCCGTGCTGCCGCCGCTACTTCTTCTTGCTGCGCTTCTCGCGCACCCGTACCGAGATGTGCACCGGCGTCCCCTCGAAGCCGAACTCCTCGCGCAGCCGCCGCTCGATGAAGCGGCGGTAGCCCGCCTCCAGGAAGCCGGAGGCGAAGAGCACGAACCGCGGGGGCCGGGTGCCGGCCTGGGTGCCGAAGAGGATGCGGGGCTGCTTGCCGCCGCGGATCGGGTGCGGGTGGGAGGCGACGATCTCGCCGAGGAAGGCGTTCAGCCGGCCCGTGGGGATACGGGTCTCCCAGCCGGCCAGGGCGGTCTCGATCGCCGGGACCAGCTTCTCCATGTGGCGGCCGGTGCGCGCGGAGACGTTCACCCGCATCGCCCACGGGATCTGCACGAGGTCCCGCTCGATCTCCCGCTCCAGGTAGAAGCGGCGCTCCTCGTCGAGGGTGTCCCACTTGTTGTACGCGATGACCAGGGCCCGCCCGGCCTCCACGGCCATCGTGATGATCCGCTGGTCCTGGACGCTGATGGACTCGCTGGCGTCGATCAGGACGACCGCCACCTCGGCCTTCTCCACGGCCGCCGCGGTGCGCAGCGAGGCGTAGTAGTCGGCGCCCTCCTGGAGGTGCACCCGGCGGCGGATACCGGCGGTGTCCACGAACTTCCAGGTCTTGCCGCCCAGTTCGATCATCTCGTCGACCGGGTCGCGGGTGGTGCCGGCCAGTTCGTTGACGACCACCCGCTCCTCGCCGGCGACCTTGTTCAGCAGCGACGACTTGCCGACGTTCGGGCGGCCGATCAGCGCGATCCGGCGGGGGCCGCCGACGGCGGCGCCGAAGGTCTGCGCGGGCGCCTCGGGCAGCGCCTTGAGCGCGGCGTCCAGCATGTCGCCGGTGCCGCGGCCGTGCAGCGCGGAGATCGGGTGCGGCTCGCCCAGGCCCAGCGACCACAGCATCGCGGCGTCCGCCTCGCCGGACGGGCCGTCGACCTTGTTGGCGACCAGCACGACGGGCTTGCCGGCGCGGCGCAGCAGCTTGACGACGGCCTCGTCGGTGTCGGTGGCGCCGACCTTGGCGTCCACGACGAAGACGACCGCGTCGGCGGCCTCGATGGCGAACTCGGCCTGCATCGCCACGGAGGCGTCGATGCCGAGCACGTCCTGCTCCCAGCCGCCGGTGTCGACGACCTTGAAGCGGCGGCCGTTCCAGTCGGCCTCGTAGGTGACGCGGTCGCGGGTGACGCCCGGCTTGTCCTCGACGACCGCCTCGCGGCGGCCGATGATGCGGTTCACGAGCGTCGACTTGCCGACATTGGGGCGGCCGACGACGGCGAGGACGGGCAGCGGACCGTGTCCGGCCGCCGCGATGTCACCCTCGACCTCTTCGAGGTCGAAGCCCTCTTCCGCGGCGAGCTCCATGAACTCCGCGTACTCGGCGTCGCCAAGCGCACCGTGCTCGTCGCCGGTGGGGGTCTGGTCGTTCATGAAGTCCGTTCCTCGTTCATCATCGTCATCGGTGGGGCGCTGGTACGCGCCCCACTACTCAAAGTGTCGGTCGGCGCCCGGTAAGGCGCCTGGCCTCGGCCAGGTGGGCGGTCAGCCGCTCCTGGATCCGTACGGTCGCCTCGTCCAGCGCCTTACGGGTGCGCCGCCCGCTGCCGTCGCCCGCCTCGAAGGCGTCGCCGAAGACGACGTCGATGCGGCCGCGCAGCGGCGGTACGGCGCGGTGCAGCCGACTGGCGCGGTCGGCACTGCCGAGCACCGCGACGGGCATCACCGGGGCGCCGGAGCGCACCGCGAAGTACGCCAGCCCGGCGCGCAGCGAGGCGAAGTCGCCCTCGCCGCGGGTGCCTTCGGGGAAGATCCCCAGCACGCCGCCGCGCTCCAGCACCCCGAGCGCGTCGGTGATCGCCTTGCGGTCGGTGGCGTCGCGGTCCACCTTCAGCTGCCCGATACCGCGCAGGAAGGGGTCCAGCGGGCCGACGAAAGCTTCCTTCTTGATGAGGAAGTGCACCGGCCGGGGCGCGGTGCCCATCAGCATCGGGCCGTCGATACCGTGCGAGTGGTTGACAGCGAGGATCACCGGGCCCGCGGACGGCACCTTCCAGGCGCCCAGCACCCGCGGCCGCCACAGCCCGTACATCAGGCCGATGCCGATCCGCCGGCCGACCGCGGCGCCGGCCTCGCTCGGCGCCCTGCCGGATTCGGTCACCGGGCGAGCCCCGCCTTTGCGGCGCTCGCGCCCTCGATCAGGGTGACCACGCATTCGATGACCTGCTCCAGGGTCAGCTCGGTGGTGTCCACCTCGACGGCGTCGTCCGCCTTGGCCAGCGGGGAGGTCTTACGGGAGGAGTCGGCGGCGTCCCGCTTGATCAGGGCCTCGCGGGTGGCGGCCAGGTCGGTGGCGTCCTTGCCCTTGAGCTCGCCGGCGCGGCGGGCCGCACGGGCCTCCGGGGAGGCGGTGAGGAAGACCTTGAGGTCGGCGTCGGGCAGGACCGTTATACCGATGTCACGGCCCTCCACCACGATGCCGTGCGGCGCCTCGGCGGCGATGGTGCGCTGGAGCTCGGTGATCCGGGCGCGCACCTCGGGGACCGCGCTGACGGCGCTGACCGCGGCGGTGACCTCCTGGGTGCGGATCGGGCCCGCGGCGTCCAGGCCGTCGACCGAGATGGTCGGGGCGGCCGGGTCCGTACCGGAGACGATGTGCGGCTTGGCGGCGGCGTCGGCGACGGCGGTCGCGTCCTGGACGTCGATGCCGTTGCTCAGCATCCACCACGTGATCGCGCGGTACTGGGCGCCGGTGTCGAGATAGCCGAGCCCCAGCTTGGCGGCGACGGCCTTGGACGTGCTGGACTTGCCCGTGCCTGCGGGGCCGTCGATGGCGACAATCACTGCAGCCGGGGCGGTCCGGGTGGCGGTTTCCACGGTGACGAACACCTTTCCTGTGCACGGGGCGGAGGTCCACGGCCGATAAGTGGCCTCGGACAAGGTTACTGGCTCGCCCGCACCGCCCCGTCCACGGTCTCACTGCCGGATCGACCAGCCCCGCTCCCTCAGCTCCGCGGTCAGCGCCGGGACCGCCGCCGGCTGCACCGTGAGCTGGATGAAGCCGGCCTGCTGACCGGTGGCGTGCTCGATGCGGACATCCTCGATGTTGACCCCGGCCCGGCCGGCGTCGGCGAAGATCCGGGCCAGCTCACCGGGCTGGTCGCCGATGTAGACCGCGACCGTCTCGTACGCGGCCGGGGCGGCGCCGTGCTTGCCCGGCACCCGCTCGCGGCCGGCGTTGCCGCGGCGCAGAACGTCCGCGATACCGCCGGCGCCGGTGCCGCGCTTGTCCTCGTCGGCGGACTCGAGGGCGCGCAGCGACCGTACGGTCTCGTCCAGGTCGGCGGCGACCTCGGACAGCACATCGGCGACCGGCCCCGGATTGGCGGAGAGGATGTCGATCCACATCGCCGGGTCGGAGGCCGCGATCCGCGTCACATCCCGGATGCCCTGGCCGCACAGCCGAACCGCGGTCTCGTCGGCGCCCTTGAGGCGGGCGGCGACCAGGCTGGAGATCAGCTGGGGGGTGTGCGAGACCAGGGCGACGGCGCGGTCGTGGGCGTCGGCGTCCATCACCACCGGCACGGCCCGGCACAGCGCGACCAGCTCCAGCGCGAGGTTGAGGACCTCGGTGTCGCCGTCGGGCCGCGGGGTGAGCACCCAGGGCCGGCCCTCGAAGAGATCGGCGGTGGCGGCCAGCGGCCCGGAGCGCTCCTTGCCGGACATCGGGTGGGTGCCGAGGTATCCGGACAGCTCGCAGCCCAGCGCCTCCAGCTCGCGGCGCGGGCCGCCCTTGACGCTGGCGACGTCGATGTACGCACGGGCCGCGCCGCGCCGTATGGCATCGGCCAGCGCCGCCGCGACATGGGCGGGCGGCACCGCCACGATCGCCAGGTCGACGGGGCCGGGCGGCGCCTCCGCCAGGCCCGCGCCCAGCGCCGCGGCCGTCAGGGCCTGCGCCTGGTCGTGGTCCTCCAGGTAGACCTGGACGCCGCGGGCGTTGAGCGCCAGCGCGACCGAGGTGCCGATCAGGCCCGTTCCGATGACGAGTGCGGTCCTCACTGGGCGATGTCCTTCCGCAGCGCCGCGGCCGCACCGAGGTAGACGTGCGCGACCCCGGCCTTCGACAGCCCGGTCTCGACATGGGCCAGCACCCGCACCACCCGGTCCATGGCGCCGGCCACCTCCAGCTCCTGGGCGCACAGCAGCGGCACATCGGTGATCCCGATACTGCGCGCGGCGGCCGCCGGGAAGTCGCTGTGCAGATCGGGGGTGGCGGTGAACCACATGCTGATCAGGTCCTCCGGCACGAGGTCGTTGCGCTCCATGATGGCCAGGAGCAGCTCGGCCACCTGCTCCCGCATGTGCTGCGCGTCGTCCCGCTCCAGCTGGACGGCCCCCCGGACCGCTCGTACCGCCACGTCACCGCTCCCTGCGTTCGGTGCGTACGCCTCTGCGTACGCACAGATCAGCGTATCGAGCGGCGCTGACAACCGTGCGCCGAGCCGTCGCAATTCCGGTGACAGCCACCGCCCCGACCAGCGACAATCGCCCGCATGCCGACCGACCGCCCGACCGTTCCCGCAGGCCCTGAGCTGGTTGCCCACCACACCGTGTACGCGTGTGTGATGGGCTCGCGCGCCTTCGGCCTGGCGACGGAGTCCAGCGACACCGACCGGCGCGGGGTCTATCTCGCGCCCACCCGGCTCTTCTGGGCGTTCGAGAAGCCGCCGACGCATGTCGAGGGGCCGCGCGAGGAGGAGTTCTCCTGGGAGCTGGAGCGCTTCTGCGAACTGGCCCTGCGGGCCAACCCCACCGCCCTGGAATGCCTGCACTCCCCACTCGTCGAGCGCATCGACGCCACCGGCCGCGAGCTTCTCGCACTGCGCGAGGCGTTCCTCTCCCGGCAGGCGCACCGCACCTTCGCCGGCTACGCGGCCGGGCAGCTCAAACAGCTACGGGTCGGTATGCGCCGCCACGGCACGCCCCGGTGGAAGCAGGCCATGCATCTGCTGCGCCTCCTGGCGAGCTCCCGCGATCTGCTCCGCACCGGCGTGCTCACCGTCGACGTCGGCGAGGCCCGGGAGGAGCTGCTGGCCGTCCGGCGTGGCCAGGTGCCCTGGGAAGAGGTGGAGCGCCGCATGACGGCGCTCACCGAGGAGGCCGAGGCGGCCGTCTCGGGCTCCCCACTGCCGGCCGAGCCGGACCGGGCCCGTGTGGCGGACTTCCTCTTCCGGGTCCGCCGTTCCTCTGCGCTTGGCTGATGGCCCCACGTTTTTGTCTGCGGCGCCGCGGTTTCTTCTCGCCGTTGCGCCTGCGGCGGGCTGGGGTTGTTCGTCGGCCGCGGTGCCGCCCCTGCGGACTTCGTCCTCCGGTGCGTCCCCTCCCGACGGTGGGGGAGGGAAAGGCCGGTGGTCCACCCCCAGGTCTTTTCCCACCCCCAACGGGGAGGTACCGGGCCGTAGCGGCGAAGCCGTGTAGGGCCGGTGCCGCCGCCGGACAGCCCCGCGCTGGGGGCAACTCCCAGCGTTAGCTGGGGGAGGCAACGCCCGCCGCAGGCGCAACGGCGAACAACCCCCACGGCGGGACGGCCGACAACGTGGGGCTCAGGCAAAGCGCAGCGGACGGGCCAAAGCCAAGAGGTCCGCCCGGTACTCGATACGGGCGGCCCACTCCGCGGGCCACGCGTCGGCGCCAAGGTGGGCGCCCGCGAACGCGCCCGCGAGGCACGCAATCGAGTCGGAGTCGCCGGAGGTACACGCCGCCCGCCGCAGCGCGGTCAGCGGTTCGTCGGGGAACAACAGAAAGCACAGCAGGCCCGTGGCCAGTGCCTCCTCGGCGATCCAGCCGGCGCCGGTGGCCAGGCACGGATCGGTCTCCGGGTCCGGCGCGGCGAGCGCCGCGTCCAGGCGGTCCAGGACGCCCAGGCACTCGTCCCAGCCGCGGGCGATGAACGTCGTCGGCGTGGGGTCCTGGGCGTACCGCCACAGGTCGCCGAGCCAGTCCTCGCGGTACTCGGTGCGGTGGGCGTGCGCGTACGCGCGCAGCAGACCGGTCAGCTCGACGGGGCGCGCCCCGTCGGCGAGGAGGCGTACGGCACGCGCGGTCAGGTCGGAGGCGGCCAGCGCCGTGGGGTGGCCGTGGGTGAGCGCGGACTGGAGCTGGGCGGCGCCGGAGCGCTGCCGGGTGCTCAGCCCCGGCACGAGCCCGACGGGTGCGACGCGCATATTGGCGCCGCAGCCCTTGGAACCGATCTGCGTGGCCTCGGCCCAGGGCCGGTCCTCGTCGCTGAGCATCTCGCAGGCGCGCAGGCAGGTGTAGCCCGGCGCCCGGTTGTTGTCGGGCGAGCGCCACCAGGCGACGTACTCCCGGCGTACGGGGCCCTCCAGGCTCCGCGCGGTGAGCTCGCCCTGCTGCACGGCCGTGCGCAGACCGCGGCCGAGCGCCAGCGTCATCTGGGTGTCGTCGGTGACCATGGCGGGATCGGGCAGCTCCATCTGCCGCCACGGCCCGCACTTGGCGAGGATCGCCGGTACGTCGTTGAACTCGGTCGGAAAGCCGAGCGCGTCACCGAGCGCGAGCCCGATGAGCGCGCCGGTGGCGGCGGACTTCGTGTCCTCCGTCGCGGCCCCCATTGCGTCCATCTGCGCCTCCCCCATGAAAAAACCACCCCTTAATCGTCACGATGACGTTAAGGGGTGGCGCGGCAATACCGCAAGCGGCTTCCGGCTACAGCTCGACCTCGCGCATCAGCATGCCGACCTCGGTGTTGGTCATCCGGCGCAGCCAGCCCGACTTCTGGTCGCCCAGGGAGATCGGGCCGAAGGCCGTACGGACCAGCTTCTCGACCGGGAAGCCGGCCTCGGCCAGCATCCGGCGCACGATGTGCTTGCGGCCTTCGTGGAGGCTGACCTCGACGAGGTAGTTCTTGCCGGTGTTCTCCACGACCCGGAAGTGGTCGGCTCGCGCGTAGCCGTCCTCCAGCTGGATGCCGTCCTTGAGCCGCTTGCCCAGGTCGCGCGGGAGGGGGCCCTGGATGGCGGCCAGGTAGGTCTTCTTGACGCCGTAGCGCGGGTGGGTGAGGCGGTGGGCCAGCTCGCCGTGGTTGGTGAGCAG is a genomic window of Streptomyces gilvosporeus containing:
- a CDS encoding lysophospholipid acyltransferase family protein, which gives rise to MTESGRAPSEAGAAVGRRIGIGLMYGLWRPRVLGAWKVPSAGPVILAVNHSHGIDGPMLMGTAPRPVHFLIKKEAFVGPLDPFLRGIGQLKVDRDATDRKAITDALGVLERGGVLGIFPEGTRGEGDFASLRAGLAYFAVRSGAPVMPVAVLGSADRASRLHRAVPPLRGRIDVVFGDAFEAGDGSGRRTRKALDEATVRIQERLTAHLAEARRLTGRRPTL
- a CDS encoding transglycosylase family protein, coding for MSDHFPGLRRRAGAVSVFIAAAAALVLSLPGGAADAQARPGDGNDGGAVDYSCAADRWPWGCVARCESGGNWRANTGNGYYGGLQFGYRTWRGYGGLDFAPRADLASREEQIAVAERVLASQGWGAWPACSRRYGLSGTTYVPRPDPLDPAPSPDPTAVSGGGAPAAPPAGQPAAPSANPAPVPSAAPSAAPPAVASTGPSGPSGGPGF
- a CDS encoding ADP-ribosylglycohydrolase family protein; amino-acid sequence: MDAMGAATEDTKSAATGALIGLALGDALGFPTEFNDVPAILAKCGPWRQMELPDPAMVTDDTQMTLALGRGLRTAVQQGELTARSLEGPVRREYVAWWRSPDNNRAPGYTCLRACEMLSDEDRPWAEATQIGSKGCGANMRVAPVGLVPGLSTRQRSGAAQLQSALTHGHPTALAASDLTARAVRLLADGARPVELTGLLRAYAHAHRTEYREDWLGDLWRYAQDPTPTTFIARGWDECLGVLDRLDAALAAPDPETDPCLATGAGWIAEEALATGLLCFLLFPDEPLTALRRAACTSGDSDSIACLAGAFAGAHLGADAWPAEWAARIEYRADLLALARPLRFA
- the der gene encoding ribosome biogenesis GTPase Der — translated: MNDQTPTGDEHGALGDAEYAEFMELAAEEGFDLEEVEGDIAAAGHGPLPVLAVVGRPNVGKSTLVNRIIGRREAVVEDKPGVTRDRVTYEADWNGRRFKVVDTGGWEQDVLGIDASVAMQAEFAIEAADAVVFVVDAKVGATDTDEAVVKLLRRAGKPVVLVANKVDGPSGEADAAMLWSLGLGEPHPISALHGRGTGDMLDAALKALPEAPAQTFGAAVGGPRRIALIGRPNVGKSSLLNKVAGEERVVVNELAGTTRDPVDEMIELGGKTWKFVDTAGIRRRVHLQEGADYYASLRTAAAVEKAEVAVVLIDASESISVQDQRIITMAVEAGRALVIAYNKWDTLDEERRFYLEREIERDLVQIPWAMRVNVSARTGRHMEKLVPAIETALAGWETRIPTGRLNAFLGEIVASHPHPIRGGKQPRILFGTQAGTRPPRFVLFASGFLEAGYRRFIERRLREEFGFEGTPVHISVRVREKRSKKK
- the aroH gene encoding chorismate mutase; amino-acid sequence: MAVRAVRGAVQLERDDAQHMREQVAELLLAIMERNDLVPEDLISMWFTATPDLHSDFPAAAARSIGITDVPLLCAQELEVAGAMDRVVRVLAHVETGLSKAGVAHVYLGAAAALRKDIAQ
- a CDS encoding glycosyltransferase family 4 protein encodes the protein MHISFLLHNAYGIGGTIRTTFNLAHTLAERHDVEIVSVLRHRDTPVLGLGPGVTLRHLVDLREDGAGYEGADPAHRRPAKVFPAAERRYAQYSELTDRRIAQHLRRLEADVVVGTRPGLNVHIARQARRGPVRIGQEHLTLNTHSRELRLALRGAYPLLDAVTTVTEADARAYRSALRLPGVRIAAVPNSVPAPGLRPADGGNKWVVAAGRLARAKRYDILVRAFAEVVADRPDWRLRIYGGGAEKAALRALIEELGLYNHVFLMGPASPLEPEWAKGSIAAVSSSLEAFGMTIVEAMRCGLPVVATDCPHGPGEIIDDGVDGRLVPVGDPPALAGALLELINDDDARKRMGRTALAASGRFDPAIIAERYEALFGELLARRRGHRLRGAWHRTRGALLSGAYATKDAARTVRGVRTA
- a CDS encoding DNA polymerase beta superfamily protein, encoding MPTDRPTVPAGPELVAHHTVYACVMGSRAFGLATESSDTDRRGVYLAPTRLFWAFEKPPTHVEGPREEEFSWELERFCELALRANPTALECLHSPLVERIDATGRELLALREAFLSRQAHRTFAGYAAGQLKQLRVGMRRHGTPRWKQAMHLLRLLASSRDLLRTGVLTVDVGEAREELLAVRRGQVPWEEVERRMTALTEEAEAAVSGSPLPAEPDRARVADFLFRVRRSSALG
- the cmk gene encoding (d)CMP kinase, coding for MFVTVETATRTAPAAVIVAIDGPAGTGKSSTSKAVAAKLGLGYLDTGAQYRAITWWMLSNGIDVQDATAVADAAAKPHIVSGTDPAAPTISVDGLDAAGPIRTQEVTAAVSAVSAVPEVRARITELQRTIAAEAPHGIVVEGRDIGITVLPDADLKVFLTASPEARAARRAGELKGKDATDLAATREALIKRDAADSSRKTSPLAKADDAVEVDTTELTLEQVIECVVTLIEGASAAKAGLAR
- a CDS encoding prephenate dehydrogenase, whose translation is MRTALVIGTGLIGTSVALALNARGVQVYLEDHDQAQALTAAALGAGLAEAPPGPVDLAIVAVPPAHVAAALADAIRRGAARAYIDVASVKGGPRRELEALGCELSGYLGTHPMSGKERSGPLAATADLFEGRPWVLTPRPDGDTEVLNLALELVALCRAVPVVMDADAHDRAVALVSHTPQLISSLVAARLKGADETAVRLCGQGIRDVTRIAASDPAMWIDILSANPGPVADVLSEVAADLDETVRSLRALESADEDKRGTGAGGIADVLRRGNAGRERVPGKHGAAPAAYETVAVYIGDQPGELARIFADAGRAGVNIEDVRIEHATGQQAGFIQLTVQPAAVPALTAELRERGWSIRQ